In Prosthecochloris sp. GSB1, the following proteins share a genomic window:
- the ruvX gene encoding Holliday junction resolvase RuvX, producing the protein MSTFRTERILGMDYGTKRIGLAVSDPFRNFAQPVGTFPPQKITEAIQTIRRRDGVEKIVVGHPLNSDGSENRMTAVVDRFVEELRKTFPDLAIETLDEHGSTKEAQKVLVASGRSRRERREKGRLDAAAACLLLQNYLDSPR; encoded by the coding sequence GTGAGCACATTTCGAACCGAGAGGATACTCGGGATGGATTACGGCACGAAACGCATCGGCCTTGCCGTAAGCGACCCTTTCCGCAATTTCGCCCAGCCCGTCGGCACCTTCCCGCCGCAGAAAATCACCGAAGCGATCCAGACGATCCGAAGGCGGGACGGCGTTGAGAAAATCGTCGTGGGCCACCCACTCAACAGCGACGGCAGCGAAAACCGCATGACGGCGGTCGTCGACCGTTTCGTGGAAGAGCTGCGGAAAACGTTTCCCGACCTTGCAATTGAAACCCTCGACGAGCACGGTTCGACGAAAGAGGCGCAGAAGGTGCTTGTGGCATCGGGAAGAAGCCGCCGTGAACGCAGGGAGAAGGGACGGCTCGATGCCGCGGCCGCATGCCTGCTGCTCCAGAACTATCTCGACAGCCCCCGCTAA
- the pyrE gene encoding orotate phosphoribosyltransferase, producing the protein MSNSALLDIFKSTGALLEGHFKLTSGLHSNTYFQCAKVLQHPEHLIEICRRIVSNFSGIGIDTVISPAVGGIVVGTEVGRQLGVRTIFSERKAGEMMLRRGFSLSGNEKVLIVEDVITTGGSVAEVIELTRAAGAEVAGVGSVVDRSNGTVKLADRQFSLLTLDVRNYDPESCPLCEAGIPIEAPGSRTLQKS; encoded by the coding sequence ATGAGCAATTCAGCACTTCTCGACATTTTCAAATCGACCGGAGCCCTGCTCGAGGGGCATTTCAAACTCACCTCGGGGCTGCACAGCAACACCTACTTCCAGTGCGCGAAAGTACTGCAGCACCCCGAACATCTGATTGAAATCTGCCGCCGTATCGTCTCGAATTTCAGCGGCATCGGCATCGATACCGTCATCTCGCCGGCCGTCGGGGGCATCGTCGTAGGAACGGAAGTCGGCCGCCAGCTTGGCGTAAGAACCATTTTCTCGGAAAGAAAAGCGGGAGAAATGATGCTCAGGCGGGGATTCAGCCTCTCGGGAAACGAGAAGGTGCTGATCGTCGAGGACGTCATCACGACCGGCGGTTCTGTCGCTGAGGTGATAGAACTGACAAGAGCCGCCGGGGCTGAAGTGGCCGGTGTCGGCAGCGTCGTCGACCGCAGCAACGGAACCGTGAAACTTGCCGACAGGCAATTCTCGCTCCTTACCCTCGACGTCAGGAATTACGATCCTGAAAGCTGCCCGCTCTGCGAGGCCGGAATCCCGATCGAAGCTCCGGGCAGCCGCACCCTCCAGAAAAGCTGA
- a CDS encoding KdsC family phosphatase, whose amino-acid sequence MSEFNYFGIQLSDGDATRRLQDSLKQVKAVMMPVEGVLCGGYMTVNGSGEETCSCFHRDAFAIAEARRKGLHVGVVSERESDACRRLMERIGVRHVYAGAESRLDAYGAFIQACGLEDADCLYIGDDVVDVPVLEKAGFSSTPIDGIEYLRNRVTYVSAYEGGKGCVREMIELVLQEQGKWDFCGEHLCGGA is encoded by the coding sequence GTGTCCGAGTTCAACTACTTTGGTATCCAGTTGTCAGACGGCGACGCTACCCGTCGCCTGCAAGATTCCCTGAAACAGGTCAAGGCCGTCATGATGCCCGTGGAGGGCGTGCTGTGCGGCGGGTATATGACGGTGAACGGCTCGGGGGAGGAAACCTGCTCCTGTTTTCACCGCGACGCCTTCGCTATTGCCGAGGCGCGGCGCAAGGGACTCCACGTGGGGGTCGTTTCTGAACGCGAGAGCGATGCGTGCCGCCGGCTGATGGAACGAATCGGCGTCCGTCACGTCTATGCGGGAGCCGAAAGCAGGCTCGACGCTTACGGGGCGTTCATACAAGCATGCGGGCTCGAGGATGCCGACTGCCTCTACATCGGTGACGACGTCGTGGACGTGCCGGTGCTCGAAAAAGCGGGATTTTCAAGTACTCCGATAGACGGCATAGAGTATCTTCGCAACAGGGTGACCTATGTTTCCGCCTACGAAGGAGGGAAAGGCTGTGTCAGGGAGATGATCGAACTGGTGCTTCAGGAGCAGGGTAAATGGGACTTCTGCGGAGAGCATCTCTGCGGCGGCGCCTGA
- a CDS encoding tetrathionate reductase family octaheme c-type cytochrome: MKKSLYRLLIPALSLLFLFSAAVAETFHPAVDSLMISTADHTKFDELKKDFRSGPEVTEACLRCHTEAAKQLHRTKHWTWDVPMKDGKMLGKSHVVNNFCISVESNEPRCTSCHIGYGWKDKTFDFTSERNVDCLVCHDATGTYRKYPSGAGHPALVDTVFGKKPFPKSDLTYIAQHVGNPDRHNCGICHFEGGGGDAVKHGDLDNSLLEPSETLDVHMASGKDELNMTCIDCHKTEGHQVPGSRYEPTARDVHGFDYPLPDDYPTTCGSCHGLEPHKNFKKLDDHIDKVACQTCHIPAMAKERSTKMWWDWSKAGQLDDKGKEITRMDSTGHPVYMTKKGEFEWAREVEPEYRWFNGEMNYVTFLTEIDDSGVVAINHPDGEPGDSLSRIWPFKVHRGKQPYDSVLKRFVKPKLFGPKGSGAYWKDFDWRKSIETGMAYAGMDYSGSYGFVETEMYWPISHMVSPKEDALGCVDCHARGGRLEKLGGFYLPGRDASAFVELIGLVVILGSLVGVVAHAAMRYVAHKNMKQEGEA; this comes from the coding sequence ATGAAAAAATCGTTGTACCGCCTGCTGATTCCGGCTCTTTCCCTCCTTTTTCTGTTTTCTGCTGCCGTTGCGGAAACTTTCCATCCAGCGGTTGATTCCCTTATGATCTCGACCGCCGACCACACCAAGTTCGACGAGCTGAAAAAGGATTTCAGGAGCGGGCCCGAAGTTACCGAGGCATGCCTGCGGTGTCATACCGAAGCGGCTAAGCAGCTTCATCGCACCAAGCACTGGACCTGGGACGTGCCGATGAAGGACGGCAAGATGCTCGGCAAGAGCCATGTGGTTAACAATTTCTGTATCTCTGTCGAGAGCAACGAGCCCCGGTGCACTTCCTGCCACATAGGGTATGGCTGGAAGGACAAGACCTTCGACTTCACGAGCGAGAGGAACGTCGACTGCCTGGTCTGTCACGACGCCACCGGTACCTACAGGAAATATCCCTCCGGCGCGGGCCATCCGGCCCTCGTCGATACGGTATTCGGCAAAAAGCCGTTTCCGAAATCCGATCTCACCTATATCGCCCAGCACGTGGGTAACCCCGACCGTCACAATTGCGGCATCTGCCACTTCGAGGGCGGAGGCGGCGATGCGGTCAAGCATGGCGACCTCGATAACTCCCTGCTCGAACCCTCAGAAACGCTCGACGTGCACATGGCATCAGGAAAGGACGAACTGAACATGACCTGCATCGACTGCCACAAGACCGAGGGCCACCAGGTGCCGGGCAGCCGCTACGAGCCTACAGCCAGGGATGTGCACGGTTTTGACTACCCGCTTCCGGACGATTACCCGACCACCTGCGGTTCATGTCACGGTCTCGAACCCCACAAGAACTTCAAGAAGCTCGACGACCATATCGACAAGGTCGCATGCCAGACCTGTCATATTCCCGCGATGGCCAAGGAGCGTTCGACGAAGATGTGGTGGGACTGGTCGAAGGCCGGACAGCTCGACGACAAGGGCAAGGAGATCACCCGCATGGATTCCACGGGGCACCCGGTTTACATGACCAAGAAAGGCGAATTCGAATGGGCGAGAGAGGTCGAGCCGGAGTACCGCTGGTTCAACGGTGAGATGAACTACGTGACCTTCCTGACGGAAATCGACGATTCAGGTGTAGTGGCGATCAATCATCCGGACGGCGAGCCGGGTGATTCCCTGTCGCGGATATGGCCGTTCAAGGTCCATCGCGGCAAACAGCCTTACGATTCCGTACTGAAACGCTTCGTCAAGCCCAAGCTCTTCGGCCCGAAAGGGTCGGGGGCTTACTGGAAGGACTTCGACTGGCGGAAGTCGATCGAAACCGGCATGGCATACGCCGGCATGGACTACAGCGGCTCATACGGTTTTGTGGAGACCGAGATGTACTGGCCGATTTCTCACATGGTTTCTCCAAAGGAGGACGCGCTCGGCTGCGTGGACTGCCATGCGCGCGGCGGGAGGCTCGAGAAGCTCGGCGGCTTCTACCTGCCTGGACGGGATGCAAGCGCGTTCGTCGAGCTTATCGGGCTTGTCGTCATTCTCGGCTCGCTCGTCGGCGTGGTCGCCCACGCGGCCATGCGCTACGTTGCTCACAAGAACATGAAACAGGAAGGTGAGGCATGA
- a CDS encoding cytochrome b/b6 domain-containing protein, with protein MRRVYLYARFQRFWHWMQAITIFSLLFTGLEVHGLFKLIGYETAFHVHNFLAWGLVTFIVLAFFWYITTGDFRQYLTEGNLIEKIMMQARYYLIGIFKNEPHPFKKNEISRLNPLQRITYLMLTLVGLPLQIIVGFAYYYFNELVALGMPPSWMEPIAHLHTLLAYLLIGFVIMHVYMTTTGHTLTSNIKAMVTGWEEVEE; from the coding sequence ATGAGAAGGGTTTATCTGTACGCGAGGTTCCAGCGGTTCTGGCACTGGATGCAGGCCATCACCATCTTTTCGCTGCTCTTTACCGGGCTTGAGGTGCACGGCCTGTTCAAGCTGATCGGCTACGAGACGGCCTTCCACGTGCACAACTTCCTGGCGTGGGGGCTGGTTACCTTCATCGTGCTTGCCTTCTTCTGGTACATCACCACTGGTGACTTCCGCCAGTACCTGACCGAGGGCAACCTGATCGAAAAGATCATGATGCAGGCTCGCTACTACCTTATCGGGATATTCAAGAACGAGCCGCATCCTTTCAAGAAGAACGAGATTTCACGCCTGAACCCGCTGCAGCGCATCACCTACCTCATGCTGACGCTCGTCGGCCTGCCGTTGCAGATCATCGTCGGGTTCGCATACTATTACTTCAACGAACTGGTCGCCCTCGGCATGCCGCCTTCCTGGATGGAGCCCATCGCCCATCTTCACACCCTGCTCGCCTATCTCCTGATCGGCTTCGTCATCATGCACGTCTACATGACCACCACCGGCCACACCCTGACCTCCAACATCAAGGCCATGGTCACCGGATGGGAAGAGGTCGAAGAGTAG
- a CDS encoding NAD(P)H-dependent oxidoreductase yields the protein MPLYLKMKCLVVIAHPLHESLCHALEETVVAALKESGHSVIVQNLYEENFHACLTANERQTYYSEMYDKESIDQEIEWLGSGGCL from the coding sequence GTGCCCCTCTATCTCAAGATGAAATGCCTGGTAGTCATAGCCCATCCATTGCATGAAAGCCTGTGCCATGCGCTCGAAGAAACCGTTGTCGCTGCGTTGAAGGAGTCCGGTCATTCGGTCATCGTACAGAACCTGTATGAAGAGAATTTTCATGCCTGCCTTACCGCCAATGAACGCCAAACGTATTATTCGGAGATGTACGACAAAGAGAGTATCGACCAGGAAATCGAATGGCTGGGCTCCGGGGGTTGCCTGTGA
- a CDS encoding AAA family ATPase: protein MNASDTGKRLEEIEKQLADLHEEQRRIKARWDAEKELIQASRTLKSELEDLRLEAEEFERSGNYGKVAEIRYGRIAELEKELETNKRKIEQKQASGELIMKEEIDADDIADIVARWTGIPVSKMLQSERQKLLHIAEELHRRVVGQDKAVQAVSDAVKRSRAGMGDEKRPIGSFIFLGPTGVGKTELARTLAEYLFDDEDALIRIDMSEYMESHTVSRLVGAPPGYVGHEEGGQLTEAVRRKPFSVVLLDEIEKAHPDVFNILLQILDDGRLTDSKGHTVNFKNTIIIMTSNIGAQLIQSEMEKIADGNRDEVLDSLQDKLFQLLKQQVRPEFLNRIDEIILFTPLSREDLEQIVGIQFDRIRELAGRQNITLKLEKEALLWLSNAGFDPAFGARPLKRVMQRSITNKLSEMILEGSAGEEDLVTVTVRDGELSLEKAAS from the coding sequence ATGAACGCATCGGATACCGGAAAAAGACTGGAGGAAATCGAAAAACAGCTTGCCGACCTCCATGAGGAGCAACGCAGAATCAAGGCCCGCTGGGACGCGGAAAAGGAGCTTATACAGGCTTCAAGAACCCTGAAATCCGAACTCGAGGACCTCAGGCTAGAGGCCGAGGAGTTCGAGCGTTCCGGAAACTACGGAAAAGTCGCCGAGATCCGTTACGGAAGGATCGCCGAGCTAGAAAAGGAGCTCGAAACGAACAAACGGAAGATCGAGCAGAAACAGGCTTCCGGCGAGCTGATCATGAAAGAGGAAATAGACGCCGACGATATCGCCGATATCGTCGCGCGCTGGACGGGCATTCCTGTCAGCAAGATGCTGCAGTCCGAACGGCAGAAGCTCCTGCACATCGCGGAAGAACTCCACAGGAGGGTAGTCGGCCAGGACAAGGCGGTGCAGGCGGTCAGCGACGCGGTGAAGCGTTCGCGAGCAGGCATGGGAGACGAAAAGCGCCCTATTGGATCCTTCATCTTCCTCGGCCCGACCGGCGTCGGCAAAACCGAGCTGGCCAGAACGCTTGCGGAATATCTTTTCGACGACGAGGACGCGCTCATCCGCATCGACATGAGCGAATACATGGAGTCGCACACCGTCAGCCGCCTCGTCGGCGCGCCTCCGGGCTACGTCGGCCACGAGGAAGGAGGACAGCTCACCGAAGCGGTCCGCCGGAAACCGTTCTCGGTCGTCTTGCTCGACGAAATCGAAAAGGCTCATCCGGACGTGTTCAACATCCTGCTGCAGATCCTCGACGACGGCAGACTTACCGACAGCAAGGGGCACACGGTCAATTTCAAGAACACGATTATCATCATGACCAGCAATATCGGCGCACAACTGATCCAGAGCGAGATGGAAAAGATCGCCGACGGGAATCGCGACGAGGTGCTCGACAGCCTTCAGGACAAGCTTTTCCAGCTGCTCAAGCAGCAGGTTCGCCCCGAGTTTCTCAACCGCATCGATGAAATCATTCTTTTCACCCCCCTGTCGAGGGAGGACCTCGAACAGATCGTCGGCATACAGTTCGACCGGATACGCGAACTCGCCGGACGCCAGAACATCACGCTGAAGCTGGAAAAGGAAGCCCTGCTCTGGCTTTCGAACGCAGGGTTCGATCCCGCATTCGGCGCGCGCCCCCTCAAGCGGGTCATGCAGAGGAGCATCACAAACAAGCTGTCCGAAATGATCCTTGAGGGAAGCGCCGGAGAAGAAGATCTCGTAACGGTAACGGTCCGCGACGGGGAGCTTTCCCTGGAAAAAGCGGCCTCCTGA
- a CDS encoding NAD(+)/NADH kinase: MKFAIVVNINRQDAIELARQLIAWLGERGLDYVFDSTSAERMGVERFAEIDELNKLCDVFISLGGDGTLLFTSHYSVTKPVIGVNVGRLGFLTEFSKGEMFDAIQKVLDGNYTIHDRTQLEAIVDADEGTKSMTALNDVVIEKGTYPRIPAFVIKLDGEQLSAYRADGIIVATSTGSTAYSLSAGGPVIAPKSNVFVITPICPHMLTVRPIVISDDKVIEISVDAHDGAFPLNLDGHISKFLKPGETITVRKSKDMINLVANESRNYCEILRSKLLWGREHKSCF; the protein is encoded by the coding sequence ATGAAATTCGCCATTGTCGTCAACATCAACCGCCAGGACGCCATCGAGCTCGCGCGGCAACTGATCGCCTGGCTCGGTGAACGCGGGCTCGATTACGTATTCGACTCGACATCGGCCGAAAGAATGGGCGTCGAGCGTTTCGCCGAAATCGACGAGCTCAACAAGCTCTGCGATGTTTTCATCTCCCTTGGCGGCGACGGCACGCTGCTCTTCACCTCCCACTATTCGGTCACGAAACCGGTCATCGGCGTCAACGTCGGCAGGCTCGGGTTTCTGACGGAATTCAGTAAAGGCGAAATGTTCGACGCCATACAGAAAGTACTCGACGGCAACTACACCATTCACGACCGGACGCAACTCGAAGCGATCGTCGATGCGGATGAAGGAACGAAATCGATGACGGCGCTCAACGACGTCGTCATCGAGAAGGGGACCTATCCCCGGATTCCCGCCTTCGTCATAAAGCTGGACGGCGAGCAGCTCAGCGCCTACCGCGCCGACGGCATCATCGTCGCGACCTCGACGGGCTCGACGGCCTACTCGCTTTCTGCCGGAGGACCGGTCATCGCGCCTAAATCAAACGTATTCGTTATCACGCCGATCTGCCCGCACATGCTGACCGTTCGGCCTATCGTCATCAGCGACGACAAGGTCATCGAAATATCGGTGGACGCCCACGACGGAGCGTTTCCGCTCAATCTCGACGGCCACATCAGCAAGTTTCTCAAGCCGGGCGAAACCATCACCGTGCGAAAATCAAAGGACATGATCAATCTCGTGGCCAACGAAAGCAGGAACTACTGCGAGATCCTCCGCAGCAAACTGCTCTGGGGCCGCGAACACAAATCCTGCTTCTGA
- a CDS encoding NAD(P)/FAD-dependent oxidoreductase gives MAKVVIIGAGFAGHTAAMYLGDAIGKDHEITVIHKFDIFGFVPSWVWLGIDAVKPEETVFKLKPVYDKFNINFIQGKVTSVHPDENYVVVEQVNGGSQGSVEYDYLIVATGAHMNYDATPGLGPKKNTESICHLDSAIQARDAYLHLIEKMKKGERQRMVIGTGHPMAACQGAAFEYITNIHADLTQRGLRDKAELVYLTNEPAIGDFGVGGINVVKRGGRIARGGDLIEDAMDEFGIVKSIRKGVREVDEKKIYWEDFEGNYGEDDYDFAMLIPQSRGVTFPFIDKEGEDISSKVTNPGGFVIADGIYGLSYDELVKTPDAWPANYQNPLYPNIFSAGIAFAPPGPISAPHVTRNGTNITPGAPRTGMISGVIGRVVALNIIDLIRGGRMTHRERMSEMLAVCIASNGKSLWSGSAIVMIIYPVVPDHTRYDNKEGRDLFVTKVERGLSGAWLKQMVETTFMHKFQGRIGWQFIPE, from the coding sequence ATGGCAAAGGTTGTGATCATAGGTGCCGGATTTGCGGGACATACCGCAGCGATGTATCTGGGTGACGCTATCGGAAAGGATCATGAAATCACGGTGATTCACAAATTTGACATTTTCGGTTTCGTGCCTTCATGGGTATGGCTCGGCATCGATGCCGTCAAGCCGGAAGAAACCGTTTTCAAATTAAAGCCGGTTTACGACAAGTTCAACATCAATTTCATTCAGGGCAAGGTTACTTCGGTGCACCCCGACGAGAATTACGTCGTCGTCGAGCAGGTCAACGGCGGCAGCCAAGGCAGTGTCGAGTACGACTACCTCATCGTCGCCACTGGCGCACATATGAACTACGATGCGACGCCCGGCCTCGGGCCAAAGAAGAATACGGAGTCCATCTGCCACCTCGACAGCGCAATCCAGGCTCGTGACGCTTACCTGCATCTTATCGAGAAAATGAAGAAAGGCGAGCGCCAGCGCATGGTCATCGGCACGGGTCACCCGATGGCGGCCTGTCAGGGCGCGGCGTTCGAGTACATCACCAACATTCACGCAGACCTCACGCAGCGCGGTCTGCGGGATAAGGCGGAGCTTGTTTATCTAACCAACGAACCGGCAATCGGCGACTTCGGCGTCGGAGGCATCAACGTTGTCAAGCGCGGCGGCAGGATCGCCAGGGGCGGAGATCTCATCGAGGACGCCATGGATGAATTCGGCATCGTCAAGTCGATCCGCAAGGGCGTCAGGGAAGTCGACGAGAAAAAGATATACTGGGAAGACTTCGAGGGCAATTACGGCGAGGACGATTACGATTTCGCCATGCTGATTCCGCAGTCCCGGGGTGTGACCTTTCCGTTCATCGACAAGGAGGGCGAGGACATTTCCTCGAAGGTGACCAACCCCGGTGGCTTTGTCATTGCCGATGGTATCTACGGCCTCAGCTACGACGAGCTGGTCAAGACTCCGGACGCGTGGCCCGCGAACTACCAGAATCCGCTCTATCCCAACATCTTTTCGGCAGGGATCGCTTTCGCGCCTCCCGGACCTATTTCCGCGCCGCATGTCACCAGGAACGGTACCAACATCACGCCGGGTGCTCCGAGGACAGGCATGATTTCCGGCGTTATCGGCAGGGTCGTCGCGCTCAACATCATCGACCTCATCAGGGGCGGCCGCATGACGCACCGCGAGCGCATGTCGGAAATGCTCGCTGTCTGTATCGCCTCGAATGGCAAATCGCTCTGGAGCGGTTCGGCAATCGTCATGATCATCTACCCGGTCGTGCCGGATCATACGCGTTACGACAACAAGGAGGGTCGGGACCTCTTCGTCACCAAGGTCGAAAGAGGCCTTTCGGGCGCATGGCTGAAGCAGATGGTCGAGACGACCTTCATGCACAAGTTCCAGGGCCGGATAGGCTGGCAGTTCATTCCGGAATAA
- a CDS encoding tetratricopeptide repeat protein produces MTATLYRRAPFRGLLLSCSLALAITACDRAKDPVEGVWKLPGEDIVVAFDGEGSVSLTISSETTSGKYRRDQSGRLMVDLGEGERQVLLSDSKNELRLSANPSDRDVFLRRPVAALVDSAEVLFTKGYKARDCDSSITWYSQAITLLEDIPSEKEHLARAYNNRGICEEKRGDPDAAIADYSRAVSLDPGLELAYGNRAWLYDKLGRKEEALADYRKAAELGYRPAILWLKQRTVAAEETPRQQETGGEPGPKNNDRTDTAGETERPGQD; encoded by the coding sequence ATGACCGCAACCCTTTACAGGCGCGCCCCTTTCCGGGGTCTCCTGCTTTCATGCAGCCTCGCGCTGGCCATCACGGCCTGCGACCGCGCAAAAGATCCCGTGGAGGGAGTCTGGAAACTACCCGGTGAGGATATTGTCGTCGCATTCGACGGTGAAGGCTCCGTTTCACTGACCATCTCTTCCGAAACCACCTCGGGGAAATACCGCCGGGACCAGTCGGGCAGGCTCATGGTCGATCTGGGCGAAGGCGAACGGCAGGTACTCCTTTCCGACTCGAAAAACGAACTGAGGCTCAGCGCAAATCCCTCGGACCGTGACGTTTTTCTCCGCCGGCCCGTCGCCGCCCTCGTCGACAGTGCGGAAGTGCTCTTCACGAAAGGCTACAAGGCCCGGGACTGCGACTCTTCGATCACCTGGTACTCGCAGGCGATCACCCTTCTCGAAGACATTCCGTCAGAAAAGGAACATCTGGCCAGGGCATACAACAACCGGGGTATCTGTGAAGAAAAGAGAGGCGATCCGGATGCCGCCATCGCGGATTATTCAAGGGCCGTCAGCCTGGACCCGGGACTGGAACTGGCCTACGGCAACCGTGCCTGGCTCTACGACAAGCTGGGAAGGAAGGAAGAAGCGCTGGCTGACTACAGGAAAGCCGCCGAACTCGGCTACCGCCCGGCCATACTCTGGCTCAAACAGCGCACGGTGGCTGCGGAAGAAACCCCGCGGCAACAGGAAACCGGTGGTGAACCGGGCCCGAAAAACAACGATCGGACAGACACGGCCGGAGAAACCGAAAGGCCCGGGCAGGATTAA
- a CDS encoding prephenate dehydrogenase: MRTNSIDSIAIVGLGLIGASVLRAFRKSSISTGRSILFKGYDPAFGEEDITRIRELGLDRFETDMARLYDADLIILAAPVMTNIALLDEVKRRAPEHALVSDVSSTKLTIALRAAELGVNFVGMHPIAGRERQGYHASDEELLTEKAVVLCADEKTASRTDVRQLRELLESIRCRVVVMTPWEHDRIVAAISHLPQLLSVTLVTHCEQHIDMSGPGFSSLARLAGSPWEIWRDIVATNRENIASELRSFSRKLDALAADVESGNMDRIGERFEQANRLYANLNENNGS, translated from the coding sequence ATGCGTACGAACTCAATCGACAGCATCGCAATCGTTGGCCTGGGCCTGATCGGGGCTTCAGTACTGCGAGCTTTCCGGAAATCGTCTATTTCGACCGGCCGTTCCATCCTCTTCAAGGGTTACGACCCGGCGTTCGGCGAGGAGGATATCACCCGCATCCGCGAACTCGGCCTCGACCGCTTCGAAACGGATATGGCGCGTCTCTACGACGCCGACCTGATCATTCTCGCCGCGCCGGTGATGACCAATATCGCCCTCCTGGACGAAGTCAAACGCCGAGCGCCGGAACACGCCCTCGTCAGTGACGTATCGAGCACAAAGCTGACGATAGCCCTGCGAGCGGCCGAACTCGGCGTCAATTTCGTCGGCATGCATCCGATCGCCGGCCGCGAACGGCAGGGATACCACGCAAGCGACGAGGAACTCCTGACAGAAAAAGCGGTCGTGCTCTGCGCCGACGAAAAAACGGCGTCGAGGACAGACGTCCGGCAACTCCGGGAACTGCTCGAGTCGATCCGCTGCCGGGTCGTCGTCATGACGCCCTGGGAACACGACCGGATCGTCGCCGCCATAAGCCATCTTCCTCAACTGCTCTCAGTCACGCTCGTCACCCACTGCGAACAGCATATCGACATGAGCGGACCGGGGTTCTCGAGCCTCGCGAGACTCGCCGGCAGCCCTTGGGAAATCTGGCGAGACATCGTCGCCACGAACCGCGAAAACATCGCCTCGGAACTCCGAAGTTTTTCCAGGAAACTCGACGCGCTCGCGGCGGACGTCGAAAGCGGGAACATGGACCGGATCGGCGAACGTTTCGAGCAGGCGAACAGGCTATACGCCAACCTCAATGAAAACAACGGCTCATGA
- the kdsA gene encoding 3-deoxy-8-phosphooctulonate synthase: MEKFTIGSVSIASGGPLFFIAGPCLIEGREMAFEVASMLSAVSREQGIGVIFKGSFRKANRSSASSFTGIGDEKALEILADIREAFGMPVLTDIHETGDVGLASRYVDVLQIPAFLCRQTELLVAAGESGLAVNIKKGQFMAPEDMALAADKVAATGNRSIMLTERGTSFGYHNLVVDFRGIPKMAASGYPVVYDATHSLQLPSAAGGVSGGEREFLLPMSRAAVAAGVDGLFFEVHPDPARALSDAATQICVKDFPSVVGGLVKLHQCLRLS; encoded by the coding sequence TTGGAAAAGTTTACTATCGGGTCGGTGAGCATCGCCAGCGGCGGCCCGCTGTTTTTTATCGCCGGTCCCTGTCTCATCGAGGGGCGCGAGATGGCTTTCGAAGTGGCGTCCATGCTTTCCGCCGTCAGCCGGGAACAGGGCATTGGGGTTATTTTCAAGGGTTCCTTCCGGAAAGCCAACCGTTCATCGGCTTCTTCGTTCACCGGCATCGGGGACGAGAAGGCTCTGGAAATTCTCGCCGACATCAGGGAGGCTTTCGGCATGCCGGTGCTGACCGATATCCATGAGACCGGCGACGTGGGGCTCGCTTCGCGCTATGTCGATGTTCTCCAGATTCCCGCCTTTCTTTGCAGGCAGACCGAACTTCTCGTGGCGGCCGGCGAATCCGGCCTGGCGGTCAATATCAAGAAAGGCCAGTTCATGGCGCCCGAGGATATGGCGCTGGCGGCCGACAAGGTCGCCGCAACGGGCAACCGCAGCATCATGCTGACAGAGCGGGGGACCTCGTTCGGCTACCACAACCTTGTGGTCGATTTCAGGGGTATACCGAAAATGGCCGCTTCAGGGTATCCGGTCGTCTACGATGCGACGCACAGCCTGCAGTTGCCGTCCGCCGCTGGCGGGGTTTCGGGCGGCGAACGGGAGTTCCTGCTGCCTATGTCAAGAGCCGCCGTCGCCGCCGGGGTGGACGGACTCTTTTTCGAGGTGCATCCGGACCCCGCCCGGGCGCTGTCCGACGCCGCGACGCAGATCTGCGTGAAGGACTTTCCTTCAGTGGTCGGAGGTCTCGTCAAGCTGCACCAATGTCTCAGACTCTCCTAA